One segment of Gloeocapsa sp. DLM2.Bin57 DNA contains the following:
- the smpB gene encoding SsrA-binding protein SmpB: MSDNKEVIKIISDNRQARYLYEILETYEAGIQLTGTEVKSIRAGKVNLRDGYALIRHGEALLLNVHISPYDASGAYFNHEPRRTRKLLLHRKEINKLIGLIEQKGLTLVPLKMYIKGNWIKISLGLAKGKKLHDKRETIKRRDDQREMARALKR; this comes from the coding sequence ATGAGTGATAACAAAGAAGTAATTAAAATTATTAGTGATAATCGTCAAGCTCGCTATCTCTATGAAATTTTAGAAACCTATGAAGCAGGAATACAGTTAACAGGTACAGAGGTTAAATCCATTCGCGCGGGTAAGGTTAATCTACGGGATGGTTATGCTTTAATTCGTCATGGAGAAGCTTTATTGCTTAACGTCCATATTTCCCCTTATGATGCTAGTGGAGCTTATTTTAATCATGAACCTAGACGGACTCGTAAACTACTCTTACACCGCAAAGAAATTAATAAATTAATTGGTCTAATTGAGCAAAAAGGGTTGACTCTCGTTCCTTTGAAAATGTATATCAAGGGCAACTGGATTAAAATTAGTTTAGGTTTGGCTAAAGGGAAGAAATTACACGACAAACGAGAAACCATCAAAAGACGTGACGATCAACGGGAAATGGCTAGAGCGCTTAAACGCTAA